Proteins encoded by one window of Acidimicrobiia bacterium:
- a CDS encoding bifunctional metallophosphatase/5'-nucleotidase, which translates to MAVMAPITVQAAGGTFTDDDASIFEADIEWMAANGITFGCNQAGDLFCPDDDVTRGQMAAFLTRALGLTAGAGADLFTDDDTSIFEADINRIRTAGITFGCNPPANDKFCPNDNVTRGQMAAFLGRALHLNDASGADLFTDDDSSIFEGDIDRIGTARITLGCNPPANDRYCPTNNVTRGQMAAFIHRAMTDVQLQVLSINDFHGNIATTSSAFGGVGRADYLATNMRAAEAGVANSIIVSAGDLIGASPLISALFHDEPTIEAMNLIGLDINGVGNHEFDEGPVELLRMANGGTHPVDGDLDGDGFGGADFEFLAANVVVTATGDTVFPAYTVKEYQGIEVAFIGMTLEGTPSIVTPSGVAGLTFVDEVDTVNALIPELQKAGIEAIVVLMHQGGVASEGGGDGDGCGTLSGPLNDIVLGLDSAVDLVIGGHNNERFACMDVGGKAVTMAYYSGRMFTDIDVTLNRMTKDMTVQTIDNKENFQDGVTAAADLTALIDKYDVLSAPLANAVIGNVTADITGVATLAGESALGDVIADAQLAATSSAGTGNAVVAFMNPGGIRADLTFTASGTEANGEVTYGEAFTTQPFGNSLVTMTLTGTQIDTLLEQQWVGQTSPRILQVSDGFTYTWDFAQADGSKVDIASIAIGGVPIVATDTYRVTVNSFLADGGDNFAVLVDGTDRLGGEVDLDALVTYFGDNTPVAPGPQNRITRLN; encoded by the coding sequence ACCGATGATGATGCTTCGATCTTTGAGGCAGATATTGAATGGATGGCAGCCAACGGGATTACGTTCGGCTGCAATCAAGCCGGTGATCTCTTCTGCCCTGATGACGACGTTACACGCGGCCAAATGGCTGCCTTCCTGACCAGGGCGCTTGGCCTGACCGCCGGGGCGGGGGCAGATTTGTTTACCGATGACGACACCTCGATCTTTGAGGCAGACATCAATCGGATCCGAACGGCTGGCATCACTTTCGGGTGTAATCCGCCTGCCAACGACAAGTTCTGTCCAAATGACAATGTCACCAGGGGCCAGATGGCCGCGTTCTTGGGTCGGGCATTACACCTTAATGACGCCTCAGGGGCTGATCTTTTTACCGATGATGACTCTTCGATCTTCGAGGGAGATATCGATCGGATTGGCACGGCTCGCATCACCTTGGGTTGTAACCCGCCCGCTAACGACCGGTACTGTCCGACTAACAATGTCACCCGTGGTCAGATGGCCGCCTTTATCCATCGTGCGATGACGGATGTACAACTGCAGGTTCTCTCGATCAACGACTTCCACGGCAACATCGCCACCACGTCCAGTGCGTTTGGAGGCGTCGGTCGCGCTGACTATTTGGCCACCAACATGCGCGCCGCCGAAGCTGGCGTGGCCAATTCCATCATCGTGTCGGCTGGCGATCTGATCGGCGCTTCACCACTGATTTCGGCTCTTTTCCACGACGAACCGACGATTGAAGCGATGAACCTGATCGGCCTCGATATCAACGGTGTTGGCAACCACGAGTTCGACGAAGGTCCGGTGGAACTGCTCAGAATGGCGAACGGCGGAACCCACCCAGTCGACGGAGACCTCGATGGAGATGGCTTTGGTGGCGCCGATTTTGAATTCTTGGCTGCCAACGTTGTCGTGACGGCAACCGGCGATACCGTGTTTCCTGCCTACACGGTAAAGGAATACCAAGGCATCGAGGTGGCGTTCATCGGCATGACCCTCGAAGGAACCCCCAGCATCGTCACCCCATCTGGTGTGGCCGGGCTGACCTTCGTTGATGAGGTCGACACTGTGAACGCGCTGATACCGGAGCTGCAAAAGGCGGGCATCGAGGCCATTGTTGTGTTGATGCACCAAGGTGGCGTCGCCAGTGAAGGCGGCGGCGACGGTGACGGGTGCGGGACGTTATCTGGCCCGCTCAACGACATCGTTCTCGGCCTTGATAGTGCGGTCGACTTGGTGATCGGCGGCCACAACAACGAGCGGTTCGCTTGCATGGACGTCGGCGGTAAGGCCGTGACGATGGCCTATTACTCCGGTCGGATGTTCACGGACATTGATGTGACGTTGAATCGTATGACCAAGGACATGACCGTCCAGACTATCGACAACAAAGAGAACTTCCAGGACGGAGTTACCGCGGCTGCCGACTTGACGGCGCTTATCGACAAGTACGACGTTTTGTCAGCACCTTTGGCGAATGCGGTAATCGGCAACGTGACCGCTGACATCACTGGGGTGGCGACACTTGCGGGCGAGTCGGCGCTTGGCGACGTTATTGCTGATGCGCAGCTGGCAGCGACGTCCAGTGCAGGTACTGGCAATGCGGTGGTTGCTTTCATGAACCCTGGCGGCATTCGAGCCGACCTGACGTTCACTGCGAGCGGAACCGAGGCGAATGGTGAGGTCACCTATGGAGAAGCCTTCACCACCCAACCGTTTGGCAACAGCCTGGTGACGATGACCCTCACTGGTACGCAGATCGACACTCTGTTGGAGCAACAGTGGGTTGGCCAAACCAGCCCGAGGATTCTCCAGGTCTCGGATGGATTCACCTATACCTGGGACTTTGCCCAGGCAGACGGCAGCAAGGTTGACATCGCGAGCATCGCGATTGGCGGTGTGCCGATCGTGGCTACGGACACCTATCGAGTGACGGTGAACAGCTTCTTGGCCGACGGCGGAGACAACTTCGCAGTGTTGGTTGATGGAACTGATCGCCTTGGCGGTGAGGTCGACCTCGACGCGTTGGTGACGTACTTCGGTGATAACACTCCCGTTGCACCGGGACCCCAGAATCGCATAACCCGACTCAACTAA